The genomic DNA AGTGCCGTCGAAGTCGGTTTGCCGGAGCCGGTACAGCGCCGATTCTGCGCCGGCGGGAATATCGGAATCGAGGAGTTTGTCGGAAAACGAATACCAGCGCGGCTGCATGGTCGTGCCGTGTCCTGCCACCGTCCCGCGTGTTTCCCAGGGACCGTCGGCCGACCAGGCGCGTTGCACCTCGAAACCGAAGTTGTTCGTTTCGGCCTCGGTTTTCCAAGCAAGATCGACCTTGCCGCCGACACGTTCACCGCGAAACACCGAAAGTTCCACCGGCGCGTTGAAGTTGCAACAGACACGCGCGCTCGCGATCCAGTCGACGGATTGTCCGACAACATTGGAAGCCGCCGTAAACGCGGTGTTCGATGTAAACGCAACAGAGCGAACCGGGGAGGTAAAATTCGAGGGTGTCGCAAAAGTCCAGTCGACCGTATGTGTTGCATCACCCCGGATGTAATAGCCGATGTACAGGTCGCGTTTCGGCTGCTGCATGATCGGTTTGGGGTCCGAAGGTGAGACCGGGGGCGGGTCGATTTCGATATAGCCGTTGTTCACTCCAGGCCGGGCCAGGATGTACGTTGTATAGAGCTGGTTATACGGAGCGGACACTTCCTTGATGAAAAACTGAATCGTATCACGGGCCGAGGAACTTGCGCCATTCAGCGTGAACTCCGCATAGACCGTCCACACCGTGCAAGGAGGAGCCACCGTGCTGACGCCCGGCGGGGTGTATCTGAACGCAAAGCGCGATGTGGGAACATTTTGCTGGAAGGTGATTCGTGTTGCGGTGGTATCGAAGTACTGGTAGATCGGGCAGATATGATGCATCTCCGTAGGTTGCTGCGGATCCGCCTGCAACGCGTCGACCATGCTTGCAAACGGGGAGTACACCGACATCACAGGATGTTCCGGATCCGGGCGCTGCTGCGCCACAAGCATTCCCGAGAGGAGAAGCACAAACACAAAGCCATCACGGAGTGTGGAGGAAGTACGCATAGGTTGTCCCACGATCAGAGGTCAGTAGCGCCCAAAATCGAATATGAAAAATACGAGTTGCATGGGAGGGTCGCAATGATGTTGGACGTATACAAGTCCATACACATTTTCGAGGGTGGAAAGGTGTGGTCGGAGTGATACGACCGCGGCGAGACGTTGCGCCCGTGCGCGGATGCGTGTAGATTGGCATGTACTATGCGTCGCGGTTTTGGAATACAGGGTTATGTGTTACTCGTTCTGCTGTTGAGCAGTATCGATGCCTCCGCGCAGGCGCTGCCGCCCATCGTGTTGAAGTACTCGCCCTGTATATTCAGCGCGGACGGGCAGGTGCTCGGGTACATCGGCGAAGAGCACCGCGTGGAAGTTCTGTCGCTCGCGCATGTCTCACGGCACGTGGTCGACGCGTTGATCGCGACAGAAGACCGGGATTTCTACGAACACGACGGCGTGTCGCTGTCGGGCCTCGGCCGCGCGATCCTCAACACGCTCACCGGGAAGACGCAAGGCGGGAGCACGATCACCATGCAGCTCGCGCGGAATCTCTTTTTGACGAAGGAGAAAACGCTGTCGAGGAAACTCGCCGAGATCGACCTCGCGCGTGATATCGAGAAGAAATATTCGAAGCAGCAGATACTCGTCCTGTACCTCAACACCGTGTACTTCGGCCGCGGGGCACACGGGATCTGGGCCGCCGCGCACGAGTACTTCGGGAAGGCCCCCGACAAGCTCACACTGAGCGAGAGCGCCATGATCGTGGGCTTGCTTCAGGCGCCCTCGGCATACGATCCGTCGCGCCATGCGGACAAGGCGTTACGACGACGCAACGAGGTGTTACACAATCTCGTCGAGACGCAGAAACTGACTGCGTCCGAATACGAGCGGGTGCGGCGCACCCCGCTCGGTCTCGCTCTGCGCGACAATCGGGGTCGTCAGGCCGTCGAATTTATCCGGCGCGAGGCGGCGGACATTCTCGCGTCGATGGGACGCTCGTTGCAGAGCGAAGATTACCGTATCACCAGCACAATCGATTTCATGGCGCAGCAGGCAGCAGAGCGCGCACTTGCGGCACAATGGGACCAATTCCCGAAGGCCATGCGCGAGGCGCAGGCCGGTATCGCGAGCGTCGAGGCGGCCACAGGGGCGATTCGTGTGATGATCGGCGGTAATCCGACGGCGAATCCGGCCGGACTCAATCGTGCCGCACAGATCCGCCGGCAGCCGGGCTCTTCCTTCAAACCCTTTCTGTACGGCGCGGTGCTCGAAGCCGGCCATACACTTGCGACACCCATTCTCGACGCCCCCGTCGTGACCGACAGCGGAACGGCGTGGGAATGGCGACCCGAAAACGACGACGGTACATACACAGGCGCCGTTGTACCGCTGCGCTACGCCGTGCGCCGTTCGTTGAATCTCGTGGCGGCGCGCGCGGCGACGGAACTCACGACACCAGCCGCGGTGGCCGCGTTTGCGCAACGCTGCGGCATCACCTCGACACTGCACCAATATCCATCCATCGCGCTTGGCACAGCCGAGGTGTCGCCTCTGGAAATGGCCGCGTCGATGGCCACCTTCGCATCCTTCGGAACACGCGCGCGACCGTACGCCGTGGTCTCGATCAGCGACAAAAACGGACGCCTCCTCTACTCGGCAAAACCGGACACCGCCATGGTACTCGATTCGGCTACGGCATTTCTGGTGACCGATGCGCTGGAAGCCGCCGTCGACAGCGGGACCGCCTCCTCGATACGGGCGCAGTATCGCGGACCCGCCGCCGGCAAAACCGGCACAACGCAGCGTTCGGCTGATGCGTGGTTTGTCGGGTACACTCCCGTGCTCAGCACTGCTGTATGGATCGGTTTCGACAACCCCGCGCGAGTTCTGACAGGCGAATACAGGTATGGCGGCAGCGCCTGTGCGCCGGTCTGGGCACGCTTCATGGCCGAACTGCAGAAACAGAGCCGCTACGGCACAGCGACACAATTCCGGAAACCGTCAACAATCTCCTACATCGATCTGTGCGTCGATAGCGGAGAACTTGCGGTGGAGGACTGCCCTCACCGCGTCCTCACACCCATCGACGGCATGCGCCCGCCGAACGTCTGTCACATACACGATTGACCATTCCGGGAAAAAATCCGCGCCGCGCGATATCCGCGTGACCACGTACGGATTGTCGCAGTCAGTCGGCGGGCGTGATGAATTGATCGAGCCAGCGGACAAGCTCCCCGCTCAGACCGTCCACAAATTCGGATTTCAGAGTCCGATATTCTGACGGTGCGCCGCTGCGCGCCCGCTGGAAGAGGTGGTTGGCAGAGGGCAGCGTGCGCACCGAGGTGCGGGAATCCGCGCAGAGGGCGGCGGCATGGGTGAGCAGCGGCGCGTTGAGAACGGCGGGCACCTGCAGATCGCGGTCGCCGAAGAGCGCGAGGAGAGGGCACGATACCAACGGGAGCAGGCGCGAGGGATCAAAGGCCGCGAGCGAGCGGAACCAGGGCGTGTCCATCATGGACTTCTGTTGCGTGAACAACAGATCGGCATGTGCATCAACATCGGTGAGGGCGCGCCTCATTGCGGCGGGCATTTCGGCGATATCCGCGGCCGCCTTCACACGGAAATCCGGCCGCACGACTTCAAAGGGCAGGCCGGCGGCGAGCGTTTCGAAAATGCGCCGAAGCAGGGACACTTCGCGTGCAATCTGTGTTTCTGGCAGACCGTTTGCACGGTGAATCAACTCGGTCTGCGCGAGGACATTTTCCCGGACGGGCGCTATCGGTCCGGCCAGCAGAATCAGAAACGGCACACCCGGATCGCGGGCTGCCGCGAGCAGCGCCACCGCGCCGCCTTCACTGTGTCCGAGTATGCCGGTCGGCACACCGGGGAAACGCGCGGCGAGCAGCGACCGCGCCACGAGCGCGTCCGAGGCAAACGTCTCGAGAGTCGCATCACTCATTTTTCCCTGCGAGCCCCCCACGCCGCGGTCATCCAAGCGGAGTGTCGCAA from Ignavibacteriota bacterium includes the following:
- a CDS encoding PBP1A family penicillin-binding protein; this encodes MRRGFGIQGYVLLVLLLSSIDASAQALPPIVLKYSPCIFSADGQVLGYIGEEHRVEVLSLAHVSRHVVDALIATEDRDFYEHDGVSLSGLGRAILNTLTGKTQGGSTITMQLARNLFLTKEKTLSRKLAEIDLARDIEKKYSKQQILVLYLNTVYFGRGAHGIWAAAHEYFGKAPDKLTLSESAMIVGLLQAPSAYDPSRHADKALRRRNEVLHNLVETQKLTASEYERVRRTPLGLALRDNRGRQAVEFIRREAADILASMGRSLQSEDYRITSTIDFMAQQAAERALAAQWDQFPKAMREAQAGIASVEAATGAIRVMIGGNPTANPAGLNRAAQIRRQPGSSFKPFLYGAVLEAGHTLATPILDAPVVTDSGTAWEWRPENDDGTYTGAVVPLRYAVRRSLNLVAARAATELTTPAAVAAFAQRCGITSTLHQYPSIALGTAEVSPLEMAASMATFASFGTRARPYAVVSISDKNGRLLYSAKPDTAMVLDSATAFLVTDALEAAVDSGTASSIRAQYRGPAAGKTGTTQRSADAWFVGYTPVLSTAVWIGFDNPARVLTGEYRYGGSACAPVWARFMAELQKQSRYGTATQFRKPSTISYIDLCVDSGELAVEDCPHRVLTPIDGMRPPNVCHIHD
- a CDS encoding alpha/beta fold hydrolase; this encodes MTRFRAWFSCFISLAFLLTMIPASEAQTDSSASVPLEEEIVFSADGVTLAGTITLPGTGTPRCACVMLTGSGAQSRDNTIGGFATFRVLAHALALDGIATLRLDDRGVGGSQGKMSDATLETFASDALVARSLLAARFPGVPTGILGHSEGGAVALLAAARDPGVPFLILLAGPIAPVRENVLAQTELIHRANGLPETQIAREVSLLRRIFETLAAGLPFEVVRPDFRVKAAADIAEMPAAMRRALTDVDAHADLLFTQQKSMMDTPWFRSLAAFDPSRLLPLVSCPLLALFGDRDLQVPAVLNAPLLTHAAALCADSRTSVRTLPSANHLFQRARSGAPSEYRTLKSEFVDGLSGELVRWLDQFITPAD